A stretch of the Papaver somniferum cultivar HN1 unplaced genomic scaffold, ASM357369v1 unplaced-scaffold_94, whole genome shotgun sequence genome encodes the following:
- the LOC113346143 gene encoding RNA polymerase II C-terminal domain phosphatase-like 4 isoform X1, with translation MAPIKLVIKLNGRPICKRKLEIEDHNGLQEEKSSKKVRLLDSGNKVYVIKMNGRPICKRKLEIEDRNGIQEEKSPKKDYLNSKSGLITCMKTVGRHSLYNHNGRYTRLRPYVRDFLEQVCQKFELYVYTKGERWYAKEVVRLIDPKSVYFKNKVISKDDSTVRNRKNLDVVLGANATNTVIIDDTESVWKEHKDNIIRINKFNYFSSRNGGGYRLNMDNDELDEDDGALKRILEVLQRVHDKFFEEFPAKNDVRPVLKADIIIWTSLLLGSGELLQ, from the exons ATGGCTCCAATCAAGTTGGTGATTAAGTTGAATGGTCGACCAATTTGTAAGCGAAAATTAGAGATTGAAGATCATAATGGGCTACAAGAGGAGAAATCATCTAAAAAGGTACGTCTTCTTGATTCTGGAAACAAGGTTTATGTGATTAAGATGAATGGTCGGCCAATTTGTAAGCGAAAATTAGAGATTGAAGATCGTAATGGGATACAAGAAGAGAAATCACCGAAAAAG GACTATCTCAATAGTAAATCAGGGTTAATTACATGCATGAAGACTGTTGGGAGACATAGCTTATACAACCACAACGGAAGGTATACAAGGTTAAGGCCTTATGTGCGAGATTTTCTTGAACAAGTATGCCAGAAATTCGAGCTTTACGTTTATACCAAGGGAGAACGGTGGTACGCTAAAGAGGTGGTTAGATTGATTGATCCTAAAAGTGTTTATTTTAAGAACAAAGTGATTTCGAAAGATGATTCTACTGTCAGAAATCGAAAAAATCTAGACGTGGTTTTGGGAGCAAATGCAACTAACACGGTAATTATCGACGATACGGAGTCAGTCTGGAAAGAGCACAAAGATAACATAATTCGCATCaacaaatttaattatttttcatcaagaAACGGCGGTGGATATCGGTTAAACATGGATAATGATGAGTTGGATGAAGACGACGGTGCCCTCAAAAGAATCTTAGAAGTTCTGCAGCGTGTTCATGATAAGTTCTTTGAAGAGTTCCCAGCCAAGAATGATGTTAGACCAGTGTTGAAAGCG GATATTATCATATGGACTTCTTTGCTTCTGGGTTCTGGGGAGCTGCTACAATAG
- the LOC113346143 gene encoding RNA polymerase II C-terminal domain phosphatase-like 4 isoform X2, translating into MGYKKRNHRKRRSLLRREKLCLVLDLDHTLLHSVKISDVSLDEQDYLNSKSGLITCMKTVGRHSLYNHNGRYTRLRPYVRDFLEQVCQKFELYVYTKGERWYAKEVVRLIDPKSVYFKNKVISKDDSTVRNRKNLDVVLGANATNTVIIDDTESVWKEHKDNIIRINKFNYFSSRNGGGYRLNMDNDELDEDDGALKRILEVLQRVHDKFFEEFPAKNDVRPVLKADIIIWTSLLLGSGELLQ; encoded by the exons ATGGGATACAAGAAGAGAAATCACCGAAAAAG GAGAAGTTTGTTGCGTCGGGAAAAACTTTGTTTAGTTCTTGATTTAGATCATACATTACTTCACTCGGTTAAGATTTCGGATGTGTCGTTGGATGAACAGGACTATCTCAATAGTAAATCAGGGTTAATTACATGCATGAAGACTGTTGGGAGACATAGCTTATACAACCACAACGGAAGGTATACAAGGTTAAGGCCTTATGTGCGAGATTTTCTTGAACAAGTATGCCAGAAATTCGAGCTTTACGTTTATACCAAGGGAGAACGGTGGTACGCTAAAGAGGTGGTTAGATTGATTGATCCTAAAAGTGTTTATTTTAAGAACAAAGTGATTTCGAAAGATGATTCTACTGTCAGAAATCGAAAAAATCTAGACGTGGTTTTGGGAGCAAATGCAACTAACACGGTAATTATCGACGATACGGAGTCAGTCTGGAAAGAGCACAAAGATAACATAATTCGCATCaacaaatttaattatttttcatcaagaAACGGCGGTGGATATCGGTTAAACATGGATAATGATGAGTTGGATGAAGACGACGGTGCCCTCAAAAGAATCTTAGAAGTTCTGCAGCGTGTTCATGATAAGTTCTTTGAAGAGTTCCCAGCCAAGAATGATGTTAGACCAGTGTTGAAAGCG GATATTATCATATGGACTTCTTTGCTTCTGGGTTCTGGGGAGCTGCTACAATAG